Proteins encoded by one window of Mycoplasma capricolum subsp. capricolum ATCC 27343:
- a CDS encoding BspA family leucine-rich repeat surface protein, with amino-acid sequence MQYWDTSNVEDMFAMFDEAKNFNQPIGNWDTSNVTDMGYMFDGAYFFNQPIGNWDTSNVRGMAGMFKSTKNFNQPIGNWDTSNVGDMTEMFCFAKSFNQPIGNWDTSNVTDMGAMFGFAKSFNQPIGSWNTFKVIDMHYMFFGATNFNQDISMWNTSKVANKYNQDIGYVNPNWNPEHQPKFKK; translated from the coding sequence ATTCAATATTGAGATACTTCTAATGTTGAAGATATGTTTGCTATGTTCGATGAAGCAAAAAACTTCAACCAACCCATTGGTAACTGAGACACCTCAAATGTTACTGATATGGGATATATGTTTGATGGTGCTTATTTTTTTAACCAACCCATTGGTAACTGAGATACATCAAATGTAAGAGGTATGGCAGGTATGTTTAAAAGTACAAAAAACTTCAACCAACCCATTGGTAACTGAGACACCTCAAATGTAGGAGATATGACTGAAATGTTTTGCTTTGCCAAATCATTTAACCAACCCATTGGTAACTGAGATACTTCAAATGTTACTGATATGGGTGCAATGTTTGGTTTTGCCAAATCATTCAATCAACCCATTGGTAGCTGAAACACCTTTAAAGTAATTGATATGCATTATATGTTTTTTGGAGCAACAAACTTCAACCAGGATATTTCAATGTGAAACACTTCAAAAGTAGCAAATAAATATAACCAAGATATAGGTTATGTTAACCCTAACTGAAACCCAGAACATCAACCAAAATTTAAAAAATAA
- a CDS encoding Rep family protein, with product MKREYRLSKEWCVISYQGESEHLDWKERLFKFPIVVKVATIIHDNDLDEKGNIKKLHRHSILCFKEPIDYLTAKVIIKQIFNIELIQQVYSMIKYYQYFTHSNHPNKFQYDPSKIEHLKGFNILDYQ from the coding sequence ATGAAAAGAGAATATAGATTATCAAAAGAATGATGTGTAATTTCCTATCAAGGTGAATCTGAGCATTTAGATTGAAAAGAACGCTTATTCAAATTTCCTATTGTTGTTAAAGTAGCAACAATTATTCACGATAATGATTTAGATGAAAAAGGAAATATAAAAAAACTACATAGACACTCAATATTATGTTTTAAAGAACCTATTGATTACTTAACAGCAAAAGTAATTATTAAGCAAATATTTAACATCGAATTAATTCAACAAGTTTATTCAATGATTAAGTATTATCAATATTTTACTCATTCTAATCACCCAAATAAATTTCAATATGATCCATCAAAAATTGAACATTTAAAGGGTTTTAACATTTTAGATTACCAGTAA
- a CDS encoding Mbov_0392 family ICE element protein: MKVLLIEQISNLSKDLILDKNQLVAKINDEIQTLDLDKQTKAIQKLIKIDELSEELDEKIRKEILTFLKLPFFNYETLDNLIYFIKNIANCFNIDKLNELSSNIKQPTFIKFCDFNEYIKVNPLLDYFDDQLKDNGLEAKISFKLIDELLDIKYPEETYVILNSWQNAIKKELKDRPKGIYLELELIDKYKIYLLEQIIKNK, from the coding sequence ATGAAAGTTTTGCTAATAGAACAAATTTCAAATTTATCTAAAGATTTAATACTAGATAAAAATCAATTAGTTGCAAAAATTAATGATGAAATTCAAACATTAGACTTAGATAAACAAACTAAAGCGATTCAAAAATTAATAAAGATTGATGAATTATCTGAAGAACTAGATGAAAAGATTAGAAAAGAGATTTTAACCTTTTTAAAATTACCTTTTTTTAATTATGAAACTTTAGATAATTTAATTTATTTTATTAAAAATATTGCAAATTGTTTTAATATTGACAAATTAAATGAATTATCAAGCAATATTAAACAACCAACTTTTATAAAATTTTGCGATTTTAATGAATATATAAAAGTAAATCCATTACTTGATTATTTTGATGATCAATTAAAGGACAATGGTTTAGAAGCAAAAATAAGTTTTAAGTTAATTGATGAATTACTAGATATTAAATATCCAGAAGAAACATATGTAATTTTAAATTCTTGACAAAATGCTATTAAAAAAGAGTTAAAAGATAGGCCAAAAGGAATTTATTTAGAACTTGAATTAATAGATAAATACAAAATTTATTTACTTGAACAAATAATAAAAAACAAATAA
- a CDS encoding Mbov_0392 family ICE element protein — MKKYFEYEDIKTLHSYAFDLNEEELTNLFNKQLDKFKNEINSYELNLKDPEEAIKNAQVKVDSTKAAYERAKEDTKIVIKPEDKKVKEKLENDLKAAYERAQEELKESQEAVKQLESDIQLTINYIKDFANETYSVSTEINEKIFNWLFFKPWNLETFEQIEKCYELINDKNSFLGELEEFADENNLTSFSDFCIEEEYKKVEDLLEIIDEDLQENGLETKYHFDLISDLNKRHESDYVRINAYYNGFSKIKQADGTEIEEVYDDKEIKELYKHYIIEEFVNDLNN, encoded by the coding sequence ATGAAAAAATATTTTGAATATGAAGATATTAAAACATTGCATAGTTATGCTTTTGATCTTAATGAAGAAGAGTTGACCAATTTATTTAATAAACAATTAGATAAATTTAAAAATGAAATTAATTCTTATGAATTAAATTTAAAAGATCCAGAAGAAGCTATTAAAAATGCTCAAGTAAAAGTAGATTCAACTAAAGCAGCTTACGAAAGAGCAAAAGAGGATACTAAAATTGTTATTAAACCTGAAGACAAAAAGGTTAAAGAAAAATTAGAGAATGATCTTAAAGCAGCTTATGAAAGAGCACAAGAAGAATTAAAAGAATCTCAAGAAGCTGTTAAACAATTAGAAAGTGACATTCAATTAACTATCAATTACATTAAAGATTTTGCTAATGAAACGTACAGCGTCTCAACTGAAATTAATGAAAAAATCTTTAATTGATTATTTTTTAAACCCTGAAATTTAGAAACTTTTGAACAAATTGAAAAATGTTATGAGCTAATTAACGACAAAAATTCTTTTCTTGGTGAACTAGAAGAATTTGCAGATGAAAATAACTTAACTTCATTTAGTGATTTTTGTATAGAAGAAGAATATAAAAAAGTTGAAGATCTTTTAGAAATAATTGATGAAGATTTACAAGAAAATGGTCTAGAAACAAAGTATCACTTTGATTTAATTTCAGATTTAAATAAACGCCACGAATCAGATTATGTAAGAATAAATGCTTATTATAATGGTTTTAGCAAAATTAAACAAGCAGATGGAACTGAAATTGAAGAAGTTTATGATGATAAAGAAATTAAGGAATTATACAAACACTATATTATAGAAGAATTTGTTAATGACTTAAACAACTAA
- a CDS encoding single-stranded DNA-binding protein: MNLVNIIGQLEGDATVAYTSKDGEKKLYKFVVKVPKPYKSKEVDSLDYINIKAWSNAVDDEFLLHNKAVVGIEGRIESFTSNNDLTNIRNEIFATRIIYLNK, encoded by the coding sequence ATGAATTTAGTAAACATTATTGGACAATTAGAAGGAGATGCAACTGTTGCTTATACTTCAAAAGATGGAGAAAAAAAGCTTTATAAGTTTGTTGTTAAAGTACCAAAACCATATAAATCAAAAGAAGTAGATTCACTTGATTATATTAATATTAAAGCTTGATCAAATGCTGTTGATGATGAATTTCTATTACATAACAAAGCTGTTGTTGGAATTGAAGGACGTATTGAATCTTTTACTTCAAATAATGATTTAACAAATATTAGGAATGAAATTTTTGCAACTAGAATCATATATTTGAACAAATAA
- a CDS encoding ParA family protein has protein sequence MKNYKKILIHNTKGGVGKTLITANIAAYLANQNKKVLLIDFDKQRSLTSYFTNSEKEESWKIFTDNQVPEIIQSNVHPNIWIIPGDSKLEPQIDFLVMELYFRNFEDKNFNDFDYIFLDLSPYQTNVTTISYKNVDSLILLTDPSLNSVEILSKAVLSWENTFEKIHLKNTIKAVIINKYTLNDQPKRAWDELQKSVNKYLLKTKIPNQANIAKSVLVGEKWMYEQNSSKEIFKDLIEELKQKGAI, from the coding sequence ATGAAAAACTATAAAAAAATATTAATTCATAATACTAAAGGTGGAGTTGGAAAAACACTTATTACAGCAAATATAGCTGCATATTTAGCAAACCAAAATAAAAAAGTTTTATTAATTGATTTTGATAAACAAAGATCATTAACTTCTTATTTTACTAATTCAGAAAAAGAAGAAAGTTGAAAAATCTTTACAGACAATCAAGTTCCTGAAATTATACAAAGTAATGTTCATCCAAATATTTGAATAATTCCAGGTGATTCAAAATTAGAACCTCAAATTGATTTTTTAGTTATGGAATTATACTTTAGAAACTTTGAAGATAAAAACTTTAATGATTTTGACTATATATTTTTAGATTTATCTCCATATCAAACTAATGTCACTACTATTTCATACAAAAATGTAGATTCGCTAATTTTATTAACTGATCCATCATTAAATTCAGTGGAAATTCTATCTAAAGCAGTATTATCTTGAGAAAACACATTTGAAAAGATTCATTTAAAAAACACTATTAAAGCAGTAATTATCAATAAATATACTTTAAACGATCAACCCAAAAGAGCTTGAGATGAACTACAAAAATCAGTTAATAAATATTTATTAAAAACAAAAATACCAAATCAAGCAAATATTGCTAAATCAGTATTAGTTGGTGAAAAGTGAATGTATGAACAAAATTCATCTAAAGAAATATTTAAAGACCTAATTGAAGAATTAAAACAAAAGGGAGCTATTTAA
- a CDS encoding MSC_0882 family membrane protein, protein MEQAINHNYDELSATYNSKPVLTNITIPKTIKSLIFFTKVKYKLINLFSFWTCFLLSLFLINKYTHFLTKLINKIGFSIQMDYLNKYIKFISNLSLGWIITIIILSFLILVFYMINSYQFKIQTKRYQKEILINQNPDFLPFFVIKKYKSLIQKPYYVNYLCSSIYILIFTSLVIYTFYLISLWLKNIQQHILIIIKSNLIGYWIALAIFIIVVSYHIFALLTVKLLKGNFESTYNRNLLSEDEISKLKKIANRRSLIVLIITIAISLSLIFFFILFFKIERRKINFFTRFKK, encoded by the coding sequence ATGGAGCAAGCAATTAATCATAATTATGATGAATTATCAGCAACCTATAATTCAAAACCAGTTTTAACTAATATAACTATTCCAAAAACTATAAAATCTTTAATCTTTTTTACAAAAGTTAAATATAAATTGATTAATTTGTTTTCTTTTTGAACTTGTTTTTTACTAAGTTTATTTCTAATAAATAAATATACTCACTTTTTAACAAAACTAATTAATAAAATAGGGTTTAGTATTCAAATGGATTATTTAAACAAATACATTAAATTCATATCCAATCTTTCTTTAGGTTGGATTATTACAATTATTATTTTAAGCTTTTTAATTTTAGTCTTTTATATGATAAATTCTTATCAATTTAAAATTCAAACAAAAAGATATCAAAAAGAAATATTAATTAATCAAAATCCAGATTTCTTGCCATTCTTTGTTATTAAAAAATACAAAAGTTTAATACAAAAACCTTATTATGTTAATTATTTATGCTCTTCTATTTATATTTTAATTTTTACTTCATTAGTAATTTACACATTTTATTTAATTTCGCTTTGACTTAAAAATATTCAACAACATATTTTAATAATAATTAAATCTAATTTAATAGGATATTGAATAGCCTTAGCGATATTTATTATAGTAGTTAGTTATCACATTTTCGCTTTATTAACAGTTAAGTTGTTAAAAGGTAATTTTGAAAGTACTTATAATAGAAATTTATTAAGTGAAGATGAAATTTCTAAACTTAAAAAAATAGCAAATCGTAGATCATTAATTGTTTTAATAATTACTATAGCTATTTCATTATCATTAATTTTCTTCTTTATCTTATTTTTTAAGATCGAAAGAAGAAAAATCAATTTTTTTACCAGATTTAAGAAATAA
- a CDS encoding BspA family leucine-rich repeat surface protein: MKKLLTILGLTSLSVLPAFSVLSCTPYYWLQSLKNIKKPIYNADKTECLEIGYFENWKGEIQIEQFKPTTKKVPSVLPKEIISLRRAFQGNKNKSIDGIQHWDTSNIRDMSSMFYQATNFNQPIGNWDTSNVTDMRWMFAGATNFNQDISTKKITRSNDSKYLAWDTSNVEEMFAMFDGAKSFNQSIGNWDTSNVTFMSSMFREATSFNQDISKWDVSSVTGMNGMFYGAENFNQDLSKWNVSQVVNFKNFAIDSNPNWKPKHKPKFNRAIS; the protein is encoded by the coding sequence ATGAAAAAATTATTGACTATTTTGGGTTTAACATCACTATCAGTTTTACCTGCTTTTTCTGTTTTAAGTTGCACCCCGTATTATTGACTCCAATCTTTAAAAAACATTAAAAAACCAATTTATAACGCTGATAAAACTGAATGCTTAGAAATCGGATACTTTGAAAATTGAAAAGGTGAAATTCAAATTGAACAATTCAAACCAACAACTAAAAAAGTCCCTAGTGTCTTACCAAAAGAAATTATAAGTTTGAGAAGAGCATTTCAAGGAAATAAAAACAAGTCTATTGATGGAATCCAACACTGAGATACTTCAAATATAAGAGATATGTCAAGTATGTTTTATCAAGCAACTAACTTCAACCAACCAATAGGTAACTGAGATACATCAAATGTTACTGATATGAGGTGAATGTTTGCTGGAGCAACAAACTTTAATCAAGATATTTCAACAAAAAAAATAACAAGGTCTAATGATTCTAAATATCTTGCCTGAGATACTTCTAATGTTGAAGAAATGTTTGCTATGTTCGATGGAGCAAAAAGCTTCAACCAATCAATAGGTAACTGAGATACCTCAAATGTAACTTTTATGTCAAGTATGTTTAGAGAAGCAACTTCATTTAATCAGGATATATCCAAATGAGATGTATCAAGTGTTACTGGTATGAATGGAATGTTTTATGGAGCAGAAAATTTCAACCAAGATTTAAGTAAATGAAATGTTTCACAAGTTGTTAATTTTAAGAATTTTGCAATTGATTCTAACCCCAACTGAAAACCAAAACACAAACCTAAATTTAATCGAGCAATTAGTTAA
- a CDS encoding BspA family leucine-rich repeat surface protein — protein MRKPWNILKMPKYNRDKTECLEIGYFLNTHTKEIQIIKFPSTIKKVPNNLPNLITSLRNAFSDNKNEFIEGVQYWDTSNITNMSWTFNNAIKFNQDLSSWNTSNVTNMKYMFNGAVSFNQDLSKWNTHNVQTFEGMFKSTKNFNQDLSGWNISSLHLLGEYLFAKNSNLTYKNQPKWKDWCDPDLYKYND, from the coding sequence ATGAGAAAGCCCTGAAATATTCTTAAAATGCCTAAATACAATAGGGATAAAACTGAATGCTTAGAAATTGGTTATTTTTTAAATACACATACTAAAGAAATACAAATAATAAAGTTTCCATCCACCATCAAAAAAGTTCCAAATAATTTACCGAATTTAATTACTAGTTTAAGAAATGCTTTTTCTGACAATAAAAACGAATTTATTGAGGGAGTTCAATACTGAGATACATCAAACATTACCAATATGAGTTGAACTTTTAATAATGCTATTAAATTCAACCAAGATTTATCTTCTTGAAACACCTCAAATGTAACAAATATGAAATATATGTTTAATGGCGCAGTATCGTTCAATCAAGATTTATCAAAATGAAATACCCATAATGTTCAAACTTTTGAAGGTATGTTTAAAAGTACAAAAAACTTCAATCAAGATCTTTCTGGTTGAAATATTTCTAGTTTACACCTACTTGGTGAATATTTATTTGCTAAAAACTCTAATTTAACTTATAAAAATCAACCTAAATGAAAGGATTGATGTGATCCTGACTTATACAAATATAATGATTAA
- a CDS encoding BspA family leucine-rich repeat surface protein, translating to MKDKFKQAIYNADKTECLEIGYFKNEQDEIQIEQFLPTTKKVPSILPKEIISLQNAFKDNENKFIDGIQHWDTSNITDMFAIFSGATSFNQDISNWNVSNVIDMSGMFCFAKSFNQPIGNWDTSKVKNMSAMFFQASNFNQDISNWNTSSVLYMNHMFGFAASFNQDISKWNVSNLISIFAMFFQAMSFNQNLSSWDTSNIKFAYAKKYESSNPNWKSEHHPQFNN from the coding sequence ATGAAAGATAAATTTAAACAAGCTATTTATAATGCTGATAAAACTGAATGCTTAGAAATTGGATACTTTAAAAATGAACAAGATGAAATTCAAATTGAACAATTCTTACCAACAACTAAAAAAGTTCCATCTATTTTGCCAAAAGAAATTATAAGTTTACAAAATGCATTTAAAGATAATGAAAACAAATTCATTGATGGCATTCAACATTGAGATACATCAAATATAACAGATATGTTTGCTATATTTTCAGGAGCAACTTCATTTAATCAGGACATATCAAATTGAAATGTATCTAATGTAATTGATATGAGTGGAATGTTTTGCTTTGCCAAATCATTCAACCAACCCATTGGTAACTGGGATACTTCTAAAGTAAAAAATATGAGTGCTATGTTTTTTCAAGCAAGCAATTTCAATCAAGATATTTCTAATTGAAATACTTCAAGTGTACTTTATATGAATCATATGTTTGGTTTTGCTGCTTCATTTAATCAAGATATATCCAAATGAAACGTTTCTAATTTAATTAGTATCTTTGCAATGTTTTTCCAGGCAATGTCATTTAATCAAAATCTAAGTAGTTGAGATACATCAAACATAAAATTTGCTTATGCTAAAAAATATGAATCTTCAAACCCCAACTGAAAATCTGAACACCACCCCCAATTTAATAACTAA
- a CDS encoding BspA family leucine-rich repeat surface protein, translated as MFETWVIIQDQIYNVDQTECLQIGYFLDKKANKVQIIEFLPTTKKVPNVLPKEITSLSFAFQGNKNEFIDGIQYWDTSNITDMNHMFYWCFDFNQDISMWNTSNVTNMQSMFSWTSSFNQDISKWDVSNVLNMKNMFYTADKFNQDLSNWNVLKVKREFQNIGFVNPNWKSEHQPKFNKVIS; from the coding sequence ATGTTTGAGACTTGAGTTATTATTCAAGATCAAATTTATAATGTTGATCAAACTGAATGTCTACAAATTGGATACTTTTTAGATAAAAAAGCTAATAAAGTTCAAATCATAGAATTTTTACCAACTACAAAAAAAGTTCCTAATGTTTTACCTAAAGAGATCACAAGCTTATCTTTTGCTTTTCAAGGAAATAAAAACGAATTTATTGATGGTATTCAATATTGAGATACATCAAACATAACTGATATGAATCATATGTTTTATTGATGTTTTGATTTTAACCAGGATATTTCAATGTGAAATACTTCTAATGTGACAAATATGCAAAGTATGTTTTCTTGAACTAGTTCATTTAATCAAGATATTTCAAAATGAGATGTATCTAATGTTTTAAATATGAAAAATATGTTTTATACAGCTGATAAATTTAATCAAGATTTAAGTAATTGAAATGTTTTAAAGGTTAAAAGAGAGTTTCAAAATATAGGTTTTGTTAACCCCAACTGAAAATCAGAACACCAACCTAAATTTAATAAAGTAATTAGTTAA
- a CDS encoding BspA family leucine-rich repeat surface protein: MFKQAIYNFDKTECLEIGYFTNHKGVIQIEEFPKTIKKVPKDLPKEITSLELAFSYNQNTYIVGVEYWDTKNITDMNYMFFEAESFNQDISNWDTSNVTDMNSMFEGATNFNQDISKWDVSNVEDMGWMFDGAESFNQPIGSWNTSKVENTNYMFSKASSFNQDISSWNTSNVIDMNSMFEYAKNFNQDIGNWNTSKVTNMNSMFNFASKFNKDLSKWDTSNVYVFGQNIGFVNPNWKSEHQPKFNKVIS, from the coding sequence ATGTTTAAACAAGCTATTTATAATTTTGATAAAACTGAATGCTTAGAAATTGGATATTTTACAAATCATAAAGGTGTAATTCAAATAGAAGAATTCCCTAAAACTATTAAAAAAGTACCAAAAGACTTACCTAAGGAGATAACTTCATTAGAATTAGCATTTTCTTACAATCAAAATACATATATTGTTGGTGTTGAATACTGAGATACAAAAAACATAACTGATATGAATTATATGTTTTTTGAAGCAGAGTCATTTAATCAAGATATATCAAATTGAGATACTTCAAATGTTACTGATATGAATAGTATGTTTGAAGGGGCAACAAATTTTAACCAAGATATTTCAAAATGAGATGTAAGTAATGTTGAAGATATGGGATGAATGTTCGATGGTGCAGAAAGCTTCAACCAACCCATTGGTAGTTGAAACACATCAAAAGTTGAGAATACCAATTATATGTTTTCAAAAGCTAGTTCATTTAACCAAGATATATCTTCTTGAAACACTTCAAATGTAATTGATATGAATAGTATGTTTGAATACGCTAAAAATTTTAATCAAGACATTGGTAACTGGAACACCTCTAAAGTAACTAATATGAATAGTATGTTTAATTTTGCAAGCAAATTTAATAAAGATTTATCTAAATGAGATACATCTAATGTATATGTATTTGGACAAAATATAGGTTTTGTTAACCCCAACTGAAAATCAGAACACCAACCTAAATTTAATAAAGTAATTAGTTAA
- a CDS encoding BspA family leucine-rich repeat surface protein encodes MFKQAIYNFDKTECLEIGYFTNHKGVIQIEQFPKVTKKVPKILPKEITSLELAFIYNENEFIDGIEYWDTKNITDMNYMFFEAENFNQNISTWDTSNVTDMNSMFEYATNFNQDISKWDVSNVEDMGWMFFGASSFNQPIGNWNTSKVENTNYMFFKAEKFNQDISSWNTSNVIDMNSMFEYAKNFNQDIGNWNTSKVTNMNSMFNFASKFNKDLSKWDTSNVARYGQNIGYVNPNWKPEHKPQFYKARSF; translated from the coding sequence ATGTTTAAACAAGCTATTTATAATTTTGATAAAACTGAATGCTTAGAAATTGGATATTTTACAAATCATAAAGGTGTAATTCAAATAGAACAATTCCCTAAAGTAACTAAAAAAGTTCCTAAAATTTTACCTAAGGAGATAACTTCATTAGAATTAGCATTTATTTATAATGAAAATGAATTTATTGATGGTATTGAATACTGAGATACAAAAAACATAACTGATATGAATTATATGTTTTTTGAAGCAGAAAATTTTAATCAAAATATTTCTACTTGAGATACCTCAAATGTTACTGATATGAATAGTATGTTTGAATACGCTACAAATTTTAATCAAGATATTTCAAAATGAGATGTAAGTAATGTTGAAGATATGGGATGAATGTTTTTTGGAGCTAGTTCATTTAACCAACCAATTGGTAATTGAAACACATCAAAAGTTGAAAATACCAATTATATGTTTTTTAAAGCCGAAAAATTCAACCAAGATATATCTTCTTGAAACACTTCAAATGTAATTGATATGAATAGTATGTTTGAATACGCTAAAAATTTTAATCAAGACATTGGTAACTGGAACACCTCTAAAGTAACTAATATGAATAGTATGTTTAATTTTGCAAGCAAATTTAATAAAGATTTATCTAAATGAGATACATCTAATGTAGCAAGATATGGACAAAATATAGGTTATGTTAACCCTAACTGAAAACCAGAACACAAACCCCAATTTTATAAAGCACGAAGCTTTTAG
- a CDS encoding DNA adenine methylase, whose protein sequence is MKNIKPVISYYGSKYRMLKNIFNVLDLNSSDIFLDLFGGSGIVGVNARHLFNCQTIINDYDNVLPLNLTYALKNILSFEGNLKNYTKARLDYFIKRLDNGWVDKLNQYNKILQTINITHFDYKQLLENIINNKNKVTKLYADPPYFNKTGMYKNSFTIQDHIDLYNLLSELKSQTKIVISYNDEPFIKKLYKDWNIISIDKTNVCGINKNSSKVKELLITNI, encoded by the coding sequence ATGAAAAATATTAAACCAGTTATTAGTTATTATGGTTCAAAATATAGAATGTTAAAAAATATTTTTAATGTTTTAGATTTAAATTCATCTGATATATTTTTAGATTTATTTGGTGGTAGTGGAATTGTTGGAGTTAATGCTAGACATTTATTTAACTGTCAAACTATTATTAATGATTATGATAATGTTTTACCTTTAAATTTAACTTATGCTTTAAAAAATATTTTGAGCTTTGAAGGTAATTTAAAAAATTATACTAAAGCAAGATTAGATTATTTTATTAAAAGACTTGATAATGGTTGAGTTGATAAATTAAATCAGTATAACAAAATTTTACAAACTATTAATATTACTCATTTTGATTACAAACAATTATTAGAAAACATTATTAATAATAAAAATAAGGTTACTAAATTATATGCTGATCCACCTTATTTTAATAAGACAGGAATGTATAAAAATAGTTTTACTATTCAAGATCACATTGATTTATATAATCTATTATCTGAGCTAAAATCACAAACTAAAATAGTTATTAGTTATAATGATGAACCTTTTATAAAAAAACTATATAAAGATTGAAATATTATTAGTATTGATAAAACTAATGTTTGTGGAATTAATAAAAACTCATCAAAAGTTAAAGAGTTATTAATAACAAATATTTAA